In Treponema primitia ZAS-2, a genomic segment contains:
- a CDS encoding GTP pyrophosphokinase: protein MGFVQRIEENVVGIFQKKIAPALQLMTYYRCALMEVETKFKVLNEEFSLSHDRNPIEHIKTRIKTPESIRKKMRTLQIPKNVDSLEKNIHDIAGIRIICQFVDDIYVLADCLLAQDDVALIEKKDYIANPKESGYRSLHLIIEVPIFLHNEKRQMKVEVQLRTIAMDFWASLEHRLTYKKDINNEKANNISSELKNCAETSVWLDLKMQDIRNNIERIEKRGN from the coding sequence ATGGGTTTTGTCCAACGGATAGAAGAAAACGTTGTCGGAATATTTCAGAAAAAAATCGCCCCTGCCTTGCAGCTTATGACTTACTATCGGTGCGCCCTTATGGAAGTTGAAACAAAATTCAAAGTTCTCAACGAAGAATTTTCCCTGTCCCATGACAGAAATCCTATAGAACATATAAAAACGCGGATAAAAACGCCTGAAAGTATCAGAAAAAAAATGCGTACATTACAGATTCCAAAAAATGTAGATTCTCTGGAAAAAAATATCCATGATATAGCCGGTATTCGCATTATATGTCAATTTGTCGATGATATTTATGTACTGGCGGATTGTTTGCTCGCCCAGGATGATGTGGCCCTTATTGAAAAGAAAGATTATATTGCTAATCCTAAAGAAAGCGGTTATCGAAGCCTTCACTTAATAATTGAGGTCCCGATATTCTTACATAACGAAAAACGGCAAATGAAAGTGGAAGTGCAATTAAGGACTATTGCAATGGATTTTTGGGCAAGCTTGGAACATCGACTTACGTATAAAAAGGACATAAATAATGAAAAGGCAAATAACATTTCCAGTGAATTAAAAAATTGCGCGGAAACAAGCGTATGGCTTGATTTGAAAATGCAGGATATACGAAATAATATTGAAAGAATAGAAAAGAGAGGTAATTAA
- a CDS encoding DUF5685 family protein: MFGTVRANRKALSPEERKRYDGAYCGLCCELGARAGALGRSCLSYDMAFLSMLLSSVYKLDEKQKNCVCAFRPIPHPCIANEALSYCADMNIILSYYQALDDWKDDRKRSAKQKSDALAAYLPTLSEKWPGQCLTIKEKLKDLSAIEKANELNPDLPMNCFGELLGEIFLWAPGGAACSADSGEYAAPLKAMGAALGRFIYLLDACNDLRRDIKKQRYNPLVVQRREEFTPLLTMMMAECTAACDKLPINRDSGILRNVLYSGVWQSYRHPSGKKKAEA, from the coding sequence GTGTTTGGAACTGTAAGGGCGAATAGAAAAGCGCTCTCTCCTGAAGAACGGAAGCGTTATGATGGGGCATACTGCGGCCTCTGCTGTGAATTAGGCGCCAGGGCCGGCGCTTTAGGCCGTTCCTGTCTGAGCTATGATATGGCCTTTTTATCCATGCTTCTTTCATCGGTGTACAAGCTCGATGAAAAACAGAAAAACTGCGTGTGCGCCTTTCGTCCAATACCTCACCCCTGTATTGCCAATGAAGCCCTATCGTATTGCGCGGATATGAATATAATCCTGTCCTATTACCAAGCCCTGGATGACTGGAAAGATGACAGAAAAAGAAGCGCGAAGCAGAAAAGCGATGCTTTGGCGGCATACCTTCCTACACTAAGCGAAAAATGGCCCGGGCAATGCCTGACGATCAAAGAAAAACTGAAAGATTTAAGCGCCATAGAAAAAGCCAATGAACTTAATCCCGACCTCCCTATGAATTGTTTTGGGGAGCTTTTGGGCGAAATTTTTTTGTGGGCCCCCGGCGGCGCCGCTTGCAGCGCAGATTCCGGCGAATACGCAGCCCCGCTTAAAGCCATGGGCGCCGCCCTGGGGCGCTTTATCTATCTTTTGGACGCTTGTAATGATCTCCGCCGGGATATCAAAAAGCAGCGTTACAACCCTCTGGTGGTCCAGAGAAGGGAAGAGTTTACTCCCCTTTTAACCATGATGATGGCCGAGTGTACCGCGGCCTGTGATAAACTTCCGATAAACCGGGACAGTGGTATCCTGCGGAATGTACTCTATTCCGGAGTCTGGCAAAGTTACCGGCATCCTTCCGGTAAGAAAAAGGCGGAGGCCTAA
- a CDS encoding glutathione peroxidase has protein sequence MNLYDFTVTNREGKPVSLADYKGKALLIVNTATKCGLTPQYEGLQKLYKAYHDRGFEILDFPCNQFGEQAPGSAEEIAEFCTIKYHATFPQFAKIDVNGDKAAPLFTYLKEQVAETEDEGAAALKERLKGRTPFTGPKDIKWNFSKFLVSRDGRVTAWFFPTYSPEKLSSAIEGLL, from the coding sequence ATGAATTTGTATGATTTTACCGTAACGAACCGCGAAGGAAAACCGGTTTCTCTTGCCGATTATAAGGGGAAAGCGCTTTTGATTGTGAATACTGCCACCAAATGCGGGTTGACGCCGCAATATGAGGGTTTGCAAAAACTGTACAAAGCCTATCACGACAGGGGATTTGAAATTTTAGACTTTCCCTGTAATCAATTCGGCGAACAGGCCCCGGGCAGCGCCGAGGAAATTGCCGAGTTCTGCACTATAAAGTATCACGCTACCTTTCCCCAGTTTGCCAAGATTGATGTAAATGGCGATAAAGCGGCGCCTCTTTTTACGTATCTCAAAGAGCAGGTTGCGGAAACCGAAGATGAAGGGGCGGCGGCTCTCAAGGAACGGCTTAAAGGGCGCACTCCTTTCACCGGTCCTAAAGACATCAAATGGAATTTTTCCAAATTTCTTGTCAGCCGTGATGGCAGGGTGACTGCATGGTTTTTCCCAACCTATAGCCCTGAGAAATTGTCTTCTGCAATTGAGGGATTGCTTTAG
- a CDS encoding Zn-finger domain-containing protein: MIKLPGRAKLERFMRGRYGQDELNRVLSAAALAFCFVSIITRHLVPSSLSMILVIICIFRSFSRNTGARIREANYYFSLKSKGIRFFGGVADKVRQRLTHRIFTCPSCGQRCRVPKGKGRIRITCKRCGAKFIKKT, encoded by the coding sequence ATGATAAAGCTGCCTGGGCGGGCGAAACTGGAACGCTTTATGCGGGGACGCTACGGCCAGGACGAGCTTAACCGCGTTCTTTCCGCAGCAGCCCTGGCTTTCTGCTTTGTTTCCATTATTACCCGGCATCTCGTGCCGTCATCGCTGTCCATGATCCTGGTCATTATCTGCATCTTCCGCTCATTTTCACGGAATACCGGGGCGCGGATCCGGGAGGCAAATTACTATTTCAGCCTGAAATCCAAGGGGATTCGCTTTTTCGGCGGTGTCGCGGACAAGGTACGGCAGCGCCTGACCCACCGGATTTTTACCTGCCCCTCCTGCGGCCAGCGCTGCCGGGTACCCAAGGGCAAGGGCCGCATCAGGATCACCTGTAAACGCTGCGGCGCTAAATTTATAAAAAAAACTTAG
- a CDS encoding complex I 24 kDa subunit family protein, which produces MSVPAFDPGVVDDVIKVWGAKSGSIIPILQGVQEKYNYLPPETFPCVAQKLGVSEARVYGVATFYENFSLQPKGKFIIKVCDGTACHVRKSLPNLEKFRKELGLSEKKITTDDLSFTVQTVACLGACSLAPAFMVQGGIPDKVYANVTPDQIPGVLDELRAKL; this is translated from the coding sequence TTGAGCGTTCCAGCATTTGATCCGGGCGTTGTTGACGACGTCATTAAGGTATGGGGAGCCAAATCCGGCTCGATTATTCCGATTTTACAGGGTGTTCAGGAGAAATATAACTACCTGCCGCCCGAAACTTTCCCCTGTGTCGCGCAAAAACTTGGGGTCAGTGAAGCAAGGGTGTACGGTGTAGCCACATTTTATGAGAACTTTTCCCTCCAACCCAAGGGTAAGTTTATCATCAAGGTGTGCGACGGTACCGCTTGCCATGTCCGCAAGTCCCTTCCCAATTTGGAAAAATTCCGCAAGGAACTGGGGCTTTCCGAGAAAAAGATCACCACCGACGATTTGAGCTTTACGGTTCAGACGGTAGCATGCCTTGGGGCGTGTTCCCTGGCGCCGGCATTTATGGTCCAGGGGGGAATTCCGGACAAGGTGTACGCCAACGTAACCCCCGACCAGATTCCCGGTGTTCTGGATGAGCTGCGGGCAAAACTTTAA
- a CDS encoding YkvA family protein: protein MTLYEAIFIRRSAKKYDMTPLDNQVLAEKNLISVLKEKTKQLKYNLSALYLAYKRKDVPMYAKVIPLITIGYALSPIDLIPDFIPVLGYLDDLIILPALITLSIKCIPKPIFLECKEKAKGLWDNGKPIKWYYAIPIVAVWLLIIAVIIKIIIT from the coding sequence ATGACTTTGTACGAGGCAATTTTTATCAGGCGGTCGGCAAAAAAATATGATATGACCCCTCTTGACAATCAGGTTTTAGCTGAGAAAAATTTAATTTCCGTATTAAAGGAAAAAACAAAGCAATTAAAGTACAACCTTTCTGCATTGTATCTTGCCTATAAAAGAAAGGATGTGCCAATGTATGCCAAGGTGATACCGCTCATCACCATAGGGTACGCTTTATCGCCGATTGACCTAATACCAGACTTTATTCCAGTTTTAGGATACCTGGACGATCTTATCATTTTACCTGCCCTCATTACCCTTTCAATAAAATGTATACCCAAGCCCATATTTCTGGAATGCAAAGAGAAAGCAAAGGGATTATGGGACAATGGAAAACCGATAAAATGGTATTACGCAATACCCATAGTTGCAGTGTGGCTCTTAATTATCGCAGTAATCATAAAAATTATAATAACCTGA
- the dnaK gene encoding molecular chaperone DnaK translates to MGRIIGIDLGTTNSCVAVLDGGKPEIIPNAEGGRTTPSVVAITQSGERLVGQSAVRQELTNNERTVRSIKREMGTSNKVQMGEKTFSPPEISAMILAKLKRDAEAFLGETVSEAVITVPAYFTDSQRQATKDAGAIAALTVRRIINEPTAAALAYGVDKEENQKVLVFDLGGGTFDVSILDIKDGVIEVCATAGNNRLGGDDFDACITEYLAEEFKKETGFDVKKQLVAMLRIKEAAEQAKKELSASEQTEINLPYLCEAKGSPLHLKAALTRAQFNKLTSHLVDATEAPVRQAMEDAHITKDQIGKVLLVGGSTRIPAVQDAIQRITGKPGFKGINPDECVAVGAALQAGVLIGEVTGLLLLDVTPLSLGIETVGGMCTHVIERNTTIPISKSQIFTTAAPFQSSVEINILQGERPRSSQNKTLGKFCLKGIQRAMAGVPQIEVTFTIDSNGIVNVSARDLKTGKAQEITIEASSNLSEAELQSAIHDAEQYAAEDAQFRKDQDAQGKLQTVIAWAEGMEQDAAKNKDKELFKKYREAFKEPLKNAKKALNGKDAGAVNAAIAELEALIASLENG, encoded by the coding sequence ATGGGGAGAATAATCGGCATAGACCTTGGAACAACCAATTCATGCGTAGCCGTACTGGACGGCGGAAAGCCTGAGATCATTCCCAATGCGGAAGGGGGGAGAACAACCCCATCGGTGGTGGCCATTACCCAAAGCGGTGAACGCCTGGTAGGGCAGAGCGCAGTACGTCAGGAACTTACCAATAATGAACGGACCGTCCGGTCCATAAAACGGGAAATGGGTACTTCCAATAAGGTGCAAATGGGGGAAAAGACATTTTCCCCGCCTGAAATTTCCGCCATGATTCTTGCAAAGCTGAAACGGGACGCCGAAGCTTTTCTTGGTGAAACCGTATCAGAGGCGGTTATTACCGTCCCGGCTTATTTTACCGATTCCCAGCGGCAGGCTACCAAAGACGCGGGGGCAATCGCAGCCCTTACGGTACGCCGCATCATCAATGAACCAACCGCGGCGGCCCTGGCCTACGGCGTTGATAAAGAAGAAAACCAGAAGGTACTAGTTTTTGATCTGGGGGGCGGCACCTTTGATGTTTCTATCCTCGATATAAAAGACGGTGTCATAGAAGTCTGCGCCACCGCCGGGAACAACCGGCTGGGGGGAGATGATTTTGACGCCTGCATAACAGAATACCTTGCCGAAGAATTCAAAAAAGAAACCGGTTTCGATGTAAAAAAACAGCTCGTAGCTATGCTGCGGATAAAAGAAGCGGCGGAACAGGCTAAGAAGGAACTGTCCGCTTCCGAACAAACCGAAATAAATCTGCCCTATCTTTGTGAAGCGAAGGGATCACCCCTGCATTTAAAAGCCGCTCTTACACGGGCGCAGTTTAATAAACTGACTTCCCATCTGGTGGATGCCACGGAAGCTCCGGTTAGGCAGGCCATGGAGGACGCTCATATTACCAAAGACCAGATAGGAAAGGTACTCTTGGTCGGTGGCTCAACCAGGATTCCTGCGGTACAGGATGCGATACAGCGTATTACCGGAAAGCCCGGCTTTAAGGGTATCAATCCCGATGAATGTGTAGCGGTCGGCGCGGCTTTGCAGGCCGGTGTACTCATCGGGGAAGTAACCGGTTTGCTCCTGCTTGATGTTACGCCCCTGTCCTTGGGCATTGAAACCGTGGGGGGGATGTGTACCCATGTGATAGAGCGTAACACTACGATTCCTATTTCCAAAAGCCAGATTTTTACCACCGCCGCTCCATTCCAGTCTTCGGTTGAAATAAACATTTTACAGGGGGAGCGTCCCCGCTCAAGCCAGAATAAAACCTTGGGTAAATTCTGCCTCAAGGGTATACAGCGGGCCATGGCCGGTGTTCCCCAGATAGAAGTTACCTTTACTATCGATTCCAACGGTATCGTGAATGTAAGCGCAAGGGATCTAAAAACCGGCAAAGCCCAGGAGATTACTATAGAAGCCTCTTCCAACTTGAGTGAAGCTGAGCTGCAGTCCGCCATACATGACGCGGAGCAGTATGCCGCTGAGGACGCCCAATTCCGTAAAGATCAGGATGCCCAGGGAAAACTGCAAACGGTGATAGCGTGGGCGGAAGGAATGGAACAGGATGCTGCAAAAAATAAGGACAAGGAGCTGTTCAAGAAATACCGGGAAGCTTTCAAGGAGCCGCTAAAAAACGCAAAAAAAGCGCTTAACGGCAAAGACGCCGGGGCCGTGAACGCCGCTATTGCTGAACTGGAAGCGCTTATCGCATCCCTTGAAAACGGGTAA
- a CDS encoding putative ABC transporter permease has translation MYTMIPQKLLSYFLYFGAMSFVGWIIEVLYRSSKEKRFVNAGFLSGPFVPIYGFGAVIITAIHVEVQSLPAVTAWVITLLSPTILEYFGGWLMETLFGMKLWDYHERRFNLSGRICLRFSIYWAFFAALLVLFIQPRVFTRIMVLGPYLSHFVAGGLLAYFIVDIDHSVKSIFNFKTFQKDIAALIEKGKEFHSVFGFSGDMDDKKLKLPMEVRRILKPLNAFPSLRRNFKEKLPAFPDWIRKHLEKRFWK, from the coding sequence ATGTATACTATGATTCCACAAAAATTACTCAGTTACTTTTTATACTTTGGCGCCATGTCTTTTGTCGGCTGGATTATCGAAGTCCTCTACCGGTCTTCAAAGGAAAAACGTTTTGTAAACGCCGGGTTTCTTTCCGGTCCCTTTGTGCCGATTTATGGTTTTGGTGCCGTAATTATTACCGCCATTCACGTAGAAGTACAGTCGTTACCGGCCGTTACAGCGTGGGTTATTACCCTTCTGTCCCCCACCATACTTGAATACTTTGGTGGATGGTTAATGGAAACACTATTCGGCATGAAATTATGGGACTATCACGAAAGGCGTTTTAATCTTTCGGGCCGTATATGCCTGCGGTTCTCGATTTATTGGGCTTTTTTCGCAGCCCTGCTGGTTTTGTTTATCCAGCCCCGGGTGTTTACCCGGATCATGGTTCTGGGACCCTATCTTTCCCATTTTGTCGCCGGAGGGCTTTTAGCTTACTTCATTGTGGACATTGATCATTCGGTAAAATCAATATTTAACTTCAAAACCTTTCAGAAGGATATTGCTGCCTTGATTGAAAAGGGAAAGGAGTTTCATTCAGTCTTTGGTTTTTCAGGCGATATGGATGATAAAAAGCTAAAACTGCCGATGGAAGTGCGCCGTATACTAAAACCGCTTAATGCCTTCCCCAGCCTCAGGAGGAATTTCAAAGAGAAACTGCCGGCCTTCCCTGATTGGATACGGAAACATCTTGAAAAGCGGTTTTGGAAATAA
- a CDS encoding DnaJ domain-containing protein translates to MEDPYSILGISPGSSDEELTQAYRKLAKKYHPDINPGNKNAELKMREINAAYEQIKKQKSGGVNYEQTDGSYGKQSQNQSGGYRGENPGDQGPDDQGHFGGGFNFWFGDFFGEGWEQANPEINQARALVENRRYRDALLVLSELPNHTGEWFFYSALANAGTGNRVTAISHAREAVRMEPDNMQYRSLLNQFERNSFAYREAGEGRGFSMQNLGSSIFRIILAQLFCLFCCRPC, encoded by the coding sequence ATGGAAGACCCCTATAGCATATTGGGGATCAGTCCCGGCTCGTCTGATGAGGAGCTGACCCAAGCATACCGGAAGCTGGCAAAAAAATATCATCCCGATATAAATCCCGGCAACAAAAATGCGGAATTAAAGATGCGGGAAATAAACGCCGCCTATGAACAGATCAAAAAGCAGAAATCGGGGGGCGTGAATTATGAACAGACCGATGGCAGTTATGGTAAGCAATCGCAAAACCAGAGTGGAGGATACCGGGGAGAAAATCCCGGGGACCAAGGTCCCGATGACCAAGGTCATTTTGGCGGCGGTTTTAATTTTTGGTTTGGTGATTTTTTTGGTGAAGGCTGGGAACAGGCAAATCCTGAAATAAACCAAGCCCGCGCTCTTGTTGAAAACCGGCGTTACCGTGATGCCCTGCTGGTGTTATCAGAATTACCAAACCATACCGGGGAATGGTTCTTTTACAGCGCCCTTGCCAATGCAGGAACGGGTAACAGGGTAACTGCCATCTCCCATGCCCGCGAAGCGGTGCGGATGGAACCGGACAATATGCAATACCGGTCTTTGCTGAATCAATTTGAACGCAACAGTTTTGCATATCGAGAGGCCGGGGAAGGCCGGGGGTTTAGTATGCAGAATTTGGGGAGCTCTATTTTCAGAATAATACTGGCGCAACTTTTCTGCTTGTTTTGCTGTCGGCCATGTTAA